The following proteins come from a genomic window of Pseudocalidococcus azoricus BACA0444:
- a CDS encoding DUF29 family protein, with product MTLTPTDIDPDLYGQDLDLGDQETALKVQEGDFRRVDVENLIEEILSLSNRNQREVLSWIFSYPIV from the coding sequence ATGACTCTCACACCGACTGATATTGATCCTGATCTGTATGGACAAGATTTAGATCTTGGGGATCAAGAAACCGCCCTCAAAGTTCAAGAAGGAGACTTTAGACGAGTAGATGTTGAGAATTTAATTGAGGAGATTCTCAGTTTGTCCAATCGAAATCAACGGGAGGTATTAAGTTGGATATTCTCCTATCCCATCGTCTGA
- a CDS encoding DUF2808 domain-containing protein, with product MSTVFDSLMGLFTDLANKINGIGSLTQVLGLGIVGSLLIPWGAGAVEFPDGRVAFDLPPYFNDASTPYPTVFYPDPIYYFVLSLSPQAGEPLQRVVIKPLTNQEAIYFVPERTQAFGKQPPGRQFSLGAVTVNPDTYDVTINFQPPIPPGEVVTLALSPNRNPALDGVYQFGITAFPVGGDQAIGQDIGTARLTFYRGGDSR from the coding sequence ATGTCAACGGTCTTTGATTCCCTAATGGGCCTATTTACAGATCTCGCAAACAAGATTAACGGTATTGGCTCCTTGACTCAGGTTTTGGGTCTGGGAATAGTTGGCAGTCTCTTGATCCCATGGGGGGCTGGGGCTGTGGAATTTCCCGATGGTCGCGTCGCCTTTGATCTGCCGCCCTACTTTAATGACGCTTCGACCCCTTACCCAACGGTTTTTTACCCCGACCCGATCTATTATTTTGTCCTTTCCCTGTCGCCCCAGGCCGGGGAACCCCTCCAACGGGTTGTGATTAAGCCCCTCACTAATCAAGAAGCCATTTACTTTGTCCCCGAACGCACCCAGGCCTTTGGCAAACAACCCCCTGGCCGGCAATTTTCCTTGGGAGCCGTTACCGTAAACCCCGATACCTACGATGTAACCATAAACTTTCAGCCGCCCATTCCTCCCGGTGAAGTTGTAACCTTGGCCCTGTCCCCAAACCGCAACCCGGCCTTAGATGGGGTCTATCAATTTGGAATTACGGCCTTTCCGGTGGGGGGCGACCAGGCCATCGGTCAAGACATTGGCACAGCCCGTCTGACGTTTTATCGGGGTGGAGATTCTCGCTAG
- the tsf gene encoding translation elongation factor Ts: protein MAEISAKLVKELRDKTGAGMMDCKKALTESDGDMEKAIEWLRQKGLASAGKKSGRVTAEGLVDSYIHTGGRIGVLVEVNCETDFVARNEAFKELVQNIAKQIAACPNVEYVAIEDIPTAVVENERKIAMGSDALAGKKEEVKAKIVQGKLDKTLREMCLLDQAYIRDQNISVAELVTQSIAQLGENIKIRRFQRFILGEGIEKVESNLAAEVAAQTQAKVEPAPAPAPEPEPTPEPAPKATKAKTTRSSRSKAK, encoded by the coding sequence ATGGCAGAAATTTCAGCAAAGCTTGTCAAGGAACTCCGAGATAAGACCGGGGCCGGGATGATGGACTGTAAAAAAGCCCTTACCGAGTCCGATGGGGATATGGAAAAGGCGATTGAATGGCTGCGGCAAAAGGGCCTGGCCTCTGCGGGTAAAAAATCGGGACGGGTGACTGCCGAGGGCCTGGTGGATAGCTATATTCACACGGGGGGCCGGATTGGTGTCTTAGTGGAAGTCAACTGTGAAACGGACTTTGTTGCCCGCAATGAAGCCTTTAAGGAGCTGGTTCAAAATATCGCTAAACAAATTGCCGCTTGCCCCAATGTGGAGTATGTGGCCATTGAGGATATCCCCACTGCTGTGGTGGAAAATGAGCGAAAAATTGCCATGGGTTCCGATGCCCTGGCGGGTAAAAAAGAGGAAGTCAAAGCCAAGATTGTCCAAGGAAAATTGGATAAGACTTTGCGGGAAATGTGCCTCCTTGACCAGGCCTATATTCGGGATCAAAACATCAGCGTGGCCGAATTGGTGACTCAATCCATTGCCCAATTGGGTGAGAACATCAAAATTCGCCGGTTTCAACGCTTTATCCTCGGAGAAGGCATTGAGAAAGTGGAATCTAACCTCGCTGCCGAAGTTGCCGCCCAAACCCAGGCCAAGGTGGAACCCGCTCCTGCGCCTGCCCCGGAACCCGAACCCACTCCAGAACCCGCCCCAAAAGCTACGAAGGCCAAAACCACTCGTTCCAGCCGGAGCAAGGCCAAGTAG
- the rpsB gene encoding 30S ribosomal protein S2, whose amino-acid sequence MSVLSLAQLLEAGVHFGHQARRWNPKMSRYIFTVRNGVHIIDLVQTAQLIDEAYNYVREASESGKKFLFVGTKRQAAGIVHQEAARCGGYFINQRWLGGMLTNWTTIKTRVDRLKELERMEETGQIALRPKQEAAVLRRELARLQKYLGGIKNMRRLPDVAVIVDVKREYNAVQECQKLGIPIVALLDTNCDPDQVDIPVPANDDAIRSIKLIVGKLADAIYEGRHGQVEEVDLADGADEDYPDAEDETLDSLPEDGDEPDSDKDATGEN is encoded by the coding sequence ATGTCTGTTTTAAGTCTGGCTCAACTCTTAGAAGCCGGGGTTCACTTTGGCCATCAAGCACGCCGTTGGAATCCCAAAATGTCCCGGTATATCTTTACCGTCCGCAATGGGGTCCATATTATTGACCTCGTGCAAACCGCTCAACTCATAGATGAAGCCTACAACTATGTGCGGGAAGCCTCGGAATCCGGGAAAAAGTTTTTGTTTGTCGGGACAAAACGCCAAGCCGCTGGAATTGTCCATCAAGAGGCAGCCCGTTGTGGGGGGTACTTCATCAACCAACGCTGGTTAGGGGGAATGCTCACCAACTGGACAACCATTAAAACGCGGGTGGATCGCCTCAAAGAACTGGAGCGGATGGAAGAAACCGGGCAGATTGCCTTACGTCCAAAACAAGAAGCAGCGGTGCTCCGGCGAGAACTGGCCCGGCTACAGAAGTATCTGGGGGGAATTAAGAATATGCGCCGCTTGCCGGATGTGGCTGTGATTGTGGATGTGAAGCGGGAATATAACGCCGTTCAAGAATGCCAAAAACTGGGGATTCCGATTGTGGCTTTGCTCGACACCAATTGCGATCCAGATCAAGTGGATATTCCTGTCCCGGCTAACGATGATGCAATTCGTTCGATTAAGCTAATTGTGGGCAAGTTGGCCGATGCGATCTATGAAGGGCGGCATGGGCAAGTGGAAGAGGTAGATTTAGCCGATGGGGCCGATGAGGATTACCCTGATGCTGAAGATGAAACCCTCGACAGCCTCCCAGAGGATGGGGATGAGCCGGATTCAGACAAAGATGCAACGGGTGAGAACTAA
- a CDS encoding RrF2 family transcriptional regulator, which yields MELSCKSEYALLAVLELAAAYREQEPLQIRQIAALHDIPDRYLEQLLATLRRRGIIRSIRGAKGGYILAKEPWKTSLFEVMDCIEGLENQNKGSNTTPETIDQGVVREIWREAWGAANQVLQDYTLQDLCERRLAKRQLDIMYYI from the coding sequence ATGGAACTCTCCTGTAAAAGTGAATATGCGCTGCTGGCTGTGTTAGAGTTGGCGGCTGCCTATCGGGAACAAGAACCACTGCAAATTCGCCAAATCGCTGCCCTCCACGACATTCCTGACCGCTACTTAGAGCAACTGCTGGCAACTCTGCGGCGGCGGGGGATTATTCGCAGTATTCGCGGGGCCAAGGGGGGATATATTTTAGCCAAAGAACCTTGGAAAACCTCCCTGTTTGAAGTCATGGATTGCATTGAGGGCCTGGAGAATCAAAACAAAGGCTCCAACACAACTCCAGAAACCATTGATCAAGGGGTCGTGCGGGAAATTTGGCGCGAGGCCTGGGGTGCAGCTAACCAAGTGCTACAGGACTATACCTTGCAGGATTTGTGTGAACGCCGTCTCGCCAAACGCCAACTGGACATCATGTACTACATCTAG
- a CDS encoding transcriptional repressor has translation MAAYTATALKAELNEKGWRLTPQRETILTVFQNLPKGTHLSAEDLYERLQQEDSPISLSTIYRTVKLMTQMGILRELELAEGHKHYELNQPHPHHHHHLICIKCSRTIEFKNDSALKIGAKVAQKEGYHLLDCQLSIHAICPQCQRSLIP, from the coding sequence ATGGCTGCCTATACCGCAACTGCCCTCAAAGCCGAATTAAATGAAAAAGGATGGCGGCTCACTCCCCAGCGGGAAACAATTCTCACGGTCTTTCAAAATCTTCCCAAGGGAACCCACCTGAGTGCAGAGGATTTGTACGAACGCCTGCAACAGGAAGACAGCCCCATTAGCCTCTCGACTATCTACCGCACCGTCAAACTTATGACCCAAATGGGTATCCTCAGAGAACTAGAGTTAGCCGAAGGTCACAAACATTACGAACTGAACCAACCCCATCCCCACCACCATCACCATTTAATCTGCATTAAATGTAGTCGTACCATTGAATTTAAGAATGACTCAGCCCTGAAAATTGGGGCCAAAGTGGCTCAGAAAGAAGGCTATCATCTCCTCGACTGTCAGTTGTCTATTCATGCCATCTGCCCTCAATGTCAACGGTCTTTGATTCCCTAA
- the aat gene encoding leucyl/phenylalanyl-tRNA--protein transferase: protein MMGDSQLIKKIIQGYATGHFLMDEAGILGWYTAPQRTLIPLDDRFHYPRSLQRVLNRHQFHTAINQDFAGVVYGCANREVTWISSELIEIYFALHDAGWAHSFEAWQGDELAGGILGIAIGGIFIGESMFYRITDGSKVALVKLVEHLRQQGFMLFDAQLNNPHLARFGSYTIKNDQYQRLLTQALRSSCRFIPDP from the coding sequence ATGATGGGTGATTCCCAACTGATTAAAAAAATTATTCAAGGCTATGCCACGGGCCACTTCCTTATGGATGAAGCGGGTATCCTGGGATGGTACACGGCTCCTCAACGTACCTTAATTCCCCTTGATGATCGGTTTCATTATCCCCGTTCGTTACAGCGGGTTTTAAATCGACACCAGTTCCATACCGCAATCAATCAAGATTTTGCCGGAGTGGTTTATGGGTGCGCAAATCGAGAGGTAACGTGGATTTCTTCAGAGTTAATTGAGATTTATTTTGCCCTCCATGATGCGGGTTGGGCCCATAGTTTTGAGGCCTGGCAAGGAGATGAATTAGCTGGGGGAATTTTGGGGATTGCGATTGGGGGGATTTTTATTGGGGAGTCTATGTTTTATCGAATTACTGATGGCTCGAAGGTGGCCCTGGTTAAGCTAGTTGAACATCTCCGACAGCAGGGATTTATGCTCTTTGATGCTCAATTAAATAATCCGCACTTGGCTCGATTTGGCAGCTATACGATTAAGAATGACCAATATCAACGCCTACTTACCCAGGCCCTTAGGTCTTCCTGTAGATTTATCCCTGATCCTTAG
- a CDS encoding HD domain-containing phosphohydrolase: MNSSPHTISPQADILSHDPRGLVTELLAVGIALSATDNLTDLLTLILTKSREITCSDAGSVFLVDRQAHPPNLWFKTAQNDTHPELSLHEFFIPLNAESLVGYVALTGEILNIADAYEISPAETYQFNRSFDDNLSYRTRSVLVIPMQNTEGEIIGVLQLLNRKIRADIKITPDNASDVTVAYSHWEEAILRSLASQAAVSIERNHLLESIEKLFEGFVTASVQAIEARDKITAGHSERVADLTLSLAQEVNQQAGVGGFGGAWFDQRQLQELRYAALLHDFGKVGVPEVILSKEKKLYPLQLEIIRQRFHFVRRTLELECNQAKLDYLQANPHHDPDAGTCDHCQQLRQFDHQLQAQLQELDRYWQVIEIANEPKVLAEEPLGILQELTSWQYKDINGRLQPLVTMAELEQLLVRRGNLTPQERLAIESHVTHTYEFLRRIPWTSDLKNVPIIAYGHHERLNGQGYPLGIADIPLQTQMLTVADIYDALTAADRPYKKSLPVGVALKILHQEAESNQLNRDLVLLFEQKQVYQVLGHHQAD, from the coding sequence ATGAATTCTTCTCCCCATACGATTTCTCCCCAAGCAGACATTTTAAGTCACGATCCACGGGGCCTGGTGACAGAATTGTTGGCCGTTGGCATAGCCCTATCCGCCACTGACAATTTAACCGACCTACTCACCCTGATCCTGACAAAAAGTCGCGAGATTACCTGTAGTGATGCCGGGAGCGTTTTTTTAGTTGACCGCCAGGCCCATCCCCCCAATCTTTGGTTTAAGACAGCCCAAAATGATACCCATCCAGAACTATCCCTCCATGAGTTTTTTATTCCCTTAAATGCAGAAAGCTTAGTCGGCTATGTGGCCTTGACGGGGGAAATTCTCAACATTGCCGATGCCTATGAAATCTCCCCGGCCGAGACCTATCAATTTAATCGTTCCTTTGATGACAATCTGAGCTATCGCACTCGCTCGGTCCTAGTGATTCCGATGCAAAATACCGAAGGCGAAATTATTGGCGTGCTACAACTGCTAAACCGAAAAATCCGCGCCGACATTAAAATTACGCCTGATAATGCCTCGGATGTTACGGTTGCCTACAGTCATTGGGAAGAGGCGATTTTACGGTCTCTAGCCAGCCAGGCCGCTGTCTCCATTGAACGCAATCATCTCCTCGAAAGTATTGAGAAACTATTTGAGGGCTTTGTCACCGCCTCAGTTCAGGCCATTGAAGCTCGGGATAAAATCACCGCTGGCCATTCTGAGCGCGTTGCCGACCTGACCCTATCTCTAGCTCAAGAAGTTAATCAACAAGCTGGAGTGGGGGGCTTTGGCGGGGCCTGGTTTGATCAGCGACAATTGCAAGAACTGCGCTATGCGGCCCTTCTGCATGATTTTGGCAAGGTGGGGGTTCCTGAAGTCATTTTAAGCAAAGAGAAAAAACTCTACCCCCTCCAACTGGAAATCATTCGCCAACGCTTTCATTTTGTTCGCCGCACCTTAGAGTTGGAATGTAACCAGGCCAAGCTGGACTATCTTCAGGCCAATCCCCACCATGACCCTGATGCGGGAACTTGCGATCACTGCCAACAACTCCGGCAATTTGATCACCAATTACAAGCCCAACTTCAGGAACTAGATCGCTATTGGCAGGTGATAGAGATTGCCAATGAACCCAAAGTCTTAGCTGAAGAACCCCTCGGGATTTTACAAGAGCTAACCAGTTGGCAATATAAAGACATTAACGGTCGCCTCCAACCCCTAGTGACAATGGCAGAACTGGAGCAACTCCTCGTCCGGCGCGGTAACCTCACCCCCCAAGAGCGGCTGGCGATTGAATCCCATGTCACCCATACCTATGAATTTCTGCGGCGAATTCCTTGGACAAGTGACCTCAAAAATGTCCCAATCATTGCCTATGGCCACCACGAACGGTTGAATGGTCAAGGCTACCCCCTGGGGATTGCGGATATTCCCCTCCAAACACAGATGTTAACCGTGGCCGATATTTATGATGCCTTGACAGCGGCAGATCGGCCCTACAAAAAGAGCTTACCCGTAGGAGTCGCCCTGAAAATCCTCCACCAAGAAGCGGAATCTAATCAACTGAATCGGGACTTAGTGCTTCTCTTTGAACAAAAGCAGGTGTACCAAGTGCTAGGGCATCATCAGGCTGATTAA
- a CDS encoding cobalt-precorrin-6A reductase gives MELELAQNLLKRILILGGTGEARDLAGLLVTKPGLVVISSLAGRTEMPQMPLGLVRSGGFGGISGLRDYLAQQSISAVIDATHPFASTITEHGIQACQVAQIPYLRLTRPAWQPEAGDYWLVVHSHTEAAQEIPGRGNRIFLTIGRQELHHYRAVPGWFLMRMIDPPASGSEIPKGELRLERGPFALADELALLAAYRINLMVSKNSGGVATYSKIIAARQLQLPVIMIQRPEIPECEQVNTIHQAWDWLQGKLERSSSGNE, from the coding sequence ATGGAGTTGGAGTTGGCCCAAAACTTGCTCAAGCGGATTTTAATTTTAGGTGGCACGGGTGAGGCCCGAGACTTAGCAGGGTTGCTGGTGACAAAGCCAGGCCTGGTGGTGATCTCCTCCTTGGCGGGCCGGACAGAAATGCCACAGATGCCGCTGGGCTTAGTGCGCTCTGGTGGGTTTGGGGGGATCTCGGGCCTGCGGGACTATTTGGCCCAGCAAAGTATCTCAGCCGTGATTGATGCAACCCATCCCTTTGCCAGCACAATAACGGAGCATGGCATTCAGGCCTGTCAAGTGGCTCAAATTCCCTATCTAAGATTAACGCGCCCGGCCTGGCAACCTGAAGCAGGAGATTATTGGCTGGTTGTTCACAGTCACACCGAGGCCGCCCAAGAAATCCCAGGCCGGGGGAATCGGATTTTTCTGACCATTGGCCGGCAGGAACTCCATCACTATCGGGCTGTGCCAGGTTGGTTTTTAATGCGGATGATTGACCCACCGGCCAGCGGCTCTGAGATACCCAAGGGAGAATTACGGCTAGAACGGGGCCCCTTTGCCTTGGCGGATGAACTAGCGCTTTTGGCCGCATACCGCATTAACCTGATGGTGAGTAAAAACAGCGGTGGAGTAGCGACCTACAGCAAAATCATCGCCGCCCGCCAACTGCAACTGCCGGTGATTATGATTCAACGTCCTGAAATTCCTGAATGCGAACAGGTCAACACCATTCACCAGGCCTGGGACTGGCTACAAGGCAAATTAGAGCGTTCATCAAGCGGGAATGAGTGA
- a CDS encoding RluA family pseudouridine synthase — protein sequence MTEVELNPDQNLPQTLLFQASHSGSRLDQFLAQAHPEISRSRWQALIEQGQIQINGQVCLSKKIPIQIGDLIGVEFPPPQACELVPEAIPLDVLYEDDQIILINKPVGLVVHPAPGHDSGTLVHALLAHCPDLPGIGGQQRPGIVHRLDKDTSGVMMVAKTEFALQHLQAQIKARTAKRDYLGLVQGVPPTPTGTINAAIGRHPSNRKKMAVTELERGRGAITHWSVQERLGHYTLVLFQLDTGRTHQIRVHAAHAGWPITGDPVYGTTRKVAGHSLSGQMLHAYQLTLNHPLTNQQLTLTAPLPPPFAHLLQALRRQT from the coding sequence TTGACGGAAGTAGAACTAAACCCTGATCAGAACCTGCCCCAAACTTTGCTATTCCAGGCCAGTCATTCTGGATCTCGCCTTGATCAATTCCTGGCCCAGGCCCATCCTGAGATTTCCCGCTCCCGGTGGCAAGCTCTGATCGAACAGGGGCAAATTCAGATCAATGGCCAAGTCTGCCTGAGTAAAAAAATCCCGATTCAAATTGGTGATCTGATCGGCGTAGAATTCCCCCCACCCCAGGCCTGTGAATTAGTCCCAGAAGCGATTCCCCTCGATGTTTTGTATGAAGATGACCAAATTATTTTAATTAACAAGCCCGTGGGATTAGTCGTTCATCCGGCCCCTGGCCATGATTCTGGAACCTTAGTTCATGCTTTGTTGGCCCATTGTCCTGACTTACCGGGAATTGGGGGGCAACAGCGACCGGGAATTGTGCATCGGTTGGATAAAGATACCAGTGGCGTGATGATGGTGGCCAAGACTGAATTTGCCCTCCAACATCTCCAGGCCCAGATTAAAGCGAGAACAGCCAAGCGGGACTACCTGGGATTGGTTCAAGGTGTTCCCCCGACCCCAACAGGAACAATTAATGCCGCCATTGGCCGTCATCCCAGCAATCGCAAGAAAATGGCTGTAACTGAGCTTGAGCGCGGACGTGGGGCCATTACCCATTGGTCAGTGCAGGAACGTTTGGGGCATTACACCCTGGTCTTATTTCAGTTAGATACTGGGCGAACCCACCAAATCCGTGTCCATGCAGCCCATGCCGGTTGGCCGATTACTGGTGATCCGGTCTATGGAACCACCAGAAAAGTTGCCGGCCATTCCTTAAGCGGGCAAATGCTCCACGCCTATCAATTAACCCTCAATCATCCCCTCACAAACCAGCAATTAACCCTCACCGCCCCCCTCCCGCCCCCCTTTGCCCACCTCCTCCAGGCCCTCCGCCGTCAGACCTAA
- a CDS encoding S66 peptidase family protein, whose product MLPPPLRPGDRLAVILPSGALRETTGFQAGIELWQQQGYQVDVHPQCSASWGYLAGADQQRREALRAVLLDPNIKGILCGRGGFGATRLLETWAWPEHSPKWLIGFSDITALLWSYASYGVVGIHGPVLTTLAAEPLWTRARLFNLVQHQAVAPLHGQAWVGGVVQGILWPGNLTVASHLLATQQLPAWSRVILALEDVGEAPYRLDRMLTQWRQTSAFQQVVGLALGRFSQCDPPGASPSLAVVEVLKDRCCDLGIPVVADLPFGHDGENAALPVGVPVELDGNQARLSLLEAKSHP is encoded by the coding sequence ATGCTTCCACCCCCTTTAAGGCCTGGGGATAGATTAGCGGTGATTCTGCCGAGTGGGGCCTTACGGGAGACAACCGGATTCCAGGCCGGGATTGAACTCTGGCAACAACAGGGGTATCAGGTTGATGTTCATCCTCAATGCTCAGCATCTTGGGGCTATTTAGCGGGTGCAGATCAACAGCGACGGGAGGCTTTACGGGCTGTGCTTCTTGATCCAAACATTAAAGGCATTCTCTGTGGGCGGGGCGGCTTTGGAGCGACGCGGTTACTTGAAACCTGGGCCTGGCCGGAACATTCCCCCAAATGGTTAATTGGTTTCTCAGACATTACGGCTCTTCTCTGGAGTTATGCCAGTTATGGGGTCGTGGGGATTCATGGGCCGGTCTTAACGACATTGGCGGCGGAACCCCTGTGGACTAGAGCGCGCCTCTTTAACCTGGTTCAACATCAAGCAGTCGCCCCTTTGCACGGCCAGGCCTGGGTGGGTGGGGTTGTCCAGGGGATACTTTGGCCGGGTAACTTGACGGTGGCCAGTCATTTATTGGCAACTCAGCAATTACCGGCCTGGTCGCGGGTGATCTTAGCCTTAGAGGATGTTGGCGAAGCCCCCTATCGGCTGGATCGAATGTTAACCCAATGGCGACAAACTTCAGCATTTCAGCAGGTGGTGGGCCTGGCCTTGGGCCGCTTTAGTCAATGTGATCCCCCCGGCGCAAGTCCAAGTTTGGCTGTGGTTGAGGTTCTGAAGGATCGGTGCTGTGACCTGGGTATTCCGGTGGTGGCTGACCTGCCCTTTGGCCATGATGGGGAAAATGCCGCTTTGCCCGTGGGTGTGCCGGTGGAGTTGGATGGCAACCAGGCCCGCCTATCTCTGCTTGAGGCCAAAAGCCACCCCTAG
- the bioA gene encoding adenosylmethionine--8-amino-7-oxononanoate transaminase, whose translation MIDSSILTIENSPIWRPFTQMKTADPPLFVKKGSGMTLELGDGRQILDCISSWWVTIHGHSHPILAQALTEQAQQLEQVIFTAFTHEPAETLAQKLLDHLPQHLRRVFFSDNGSTAVEVALKMAYQYWQRLGEPQRTRFLGFTGGYHGDTLGAMAMGQSSPWWHPFQPLLMSLETIPFPATFDQDPAVEQKEAASLACLSHLLNQHPQEYAAIFIEPLVQGAGGMRMCRPEFLQRLQALVHEFHVLLVYDEVMTGFGRTGELFATLKSATQPDLICLSKGLSGGCLPLAVTIATEAIYQAFYDDALENAFFHSHSYTGNPLACATGVASLKLLEHQPQIYQRLESLHRQLAVHYLQDQPLVENLRFCGTIMAFEIKTNTQEDYFSDLGPWLRQEFLAAGLLLRPLGKTIYLLPPYCVTELELEKIYQTLPQVLAKLAKLHSLIPA comes from the coding sequence GTGATTGACTCCTCTATCCTAACCATTGAAAACTCCCCGATCTGGCGGCCCTTTACCCAAATGAAAACTGCGGATCCGCCCCTATTCGTTAAAAAAGGCTCTGGGATGACCTTAGAGTTAGGGGATGGACGGCAAATCTTAGATTGCATTTCCAGTTGGTGGGTGACGATTCACGGCCATAGCCACCCCATCCTAGCCCAGGCCCTTACGGAACAGGCCCAACAACTCGAACAGGTCATTTTTACCGCCTTTACCCATGAACCAGCGGAAACCCTGGCCCAAAAACTACTAGACCATTTACCCCAACATTTACGGCGGGTCTTCTTTTCTGATAATGGTTCCACGGCCGTTGAAGTTGCCCTCAAAATGGCCTATCAATATTGGCAGCGACTCGGAGAACCCCAACGGACTCGCTTTCTTGGCTTTACAGGCGGTTATCACGGCGACACCCTTGGGGCCATGGCCATGGGACAAAGTTCTCCTTGGTGGCATCCCTTTCAACCCTTGTTAATGTCCTTAGAAACGATCCCTTTTCCAGCCACATTTGATCAGGATCCAGCCGTTGAGCAAAAAGAAGCCGCATCGTTGGCCTGTTTATCACACTTACTTAATCAACATCCCCAAGAGTATGCCGCCATTTTTATTGAACCACTGGTGCAGGGGGCCGGTGGAATGCGGATGTGTCGGCCAGAGTTTTTACAACGCTTACAAGCCCTAGTCCATGAGTTTCATGTGCTCTTGGTCTATGACGAGGTGATGACTGGCTTTGGACGCACTGGCGAACTTTTTGCAACCCTGAAATCTGCCACTCAACCAGATTTAATTTGCCTCTCCAAAGGCCTGTCGGGGGGCTGTTTACCCTTGGCTGTGACGATTGCAACTGAGGCAATTTACCAGGCCTTTTATGATGATGCCCTTGAAAATGCCTTTTTCCATAGCCATTCCTATACAGGAAATCCCTTGGCCTGTGCAACGGGGGTCGCCTCCCTCAAACTGTTAGAACATCAGCCGCAAATCTATCAGCGTTTGGAATCCCTCCACCGTCAGTTGGCCGTCCACTATCTCCAAGATCAGCCCTTAGTGGAAAACTTACGATTTTGCGGCACAATTATGGCTTTTGAGATTAAAACTAATACCCAGGAAGACTATTTTAGTGATTTGGGGCCTTGGTTGCGCCAGGAGTTTTTAGCGGCGGGCTTGTTGTTACGTCCCTTGGGAAAAACGATTTATTTACTCCCCCCCTATTGCGTCACAGAATTAGAACTGGAGAAAATTTATCAAACCCTGCCTCAGGTTTTAGCTAAACTCGCAAAGTTGCACTCACTCATTCCCGCTTGA